AACGATGCGCCGACAGCACGCATTGCCGATCGAGCAAAGACCTGGTGCGATGCAACCACTGCGTGGCGAGCGAAAGGTGCACGCAGTGTTCGTACGTAGTCCGATCGATCGATTGCACCGACTGCACGTATTGTTTTGGTTGCGTAGGATTGAACAAGAAGGATTTCCACATCCTGAACAAGCCCTACGACCGCAGCACGTACTTCAAGATCACCCGCCAGCTCGCGCGTGAGCTCGGGATCGCATAAGCGCGATGCGCGCGGTCGTGCAACGAGCGCTCTCGGCGCGTGTCGAGGTTGCGGGCGAGGTCGTCGGGCGTATCGATCGAGGGCTCGTCGTGTTCGTGGGAGCAGGCGAGCACGACGAGCGAGCGGACATCGACTACACGGTGAACAAGGTGGTGAACCTGCGGGTTTTTCCCGACGAACGCGGGCGTATGACGAAGGCGCTGGGTGAAGTGGGCGGAGCGCTGCTCGTGATCAGTCAGTTCACGGTGTTCGGAGACGTGCGTCGTGGTCTTCGTCCGAGCTTCGATGGAGCGATGGAGCCGGTGCGGGCGGAGGCGATGTACGACGAGTTTGTCGCGGCATGTCGAGCGGCGGGGGCGCACGTCGAGACGGGGCGATTTCGTGCGGACATGCGGGTATTCGTCGAGAACGACGGGCCGGTGACGATACTCGTGGATTCGAAGCGGGTGTTTTAGGGTCGAGCTATCGGCCGATGAGCCATGACTCACAAGCGACGCACCGCGCTTCCCATGCGCATCACTCGGCTGTAGTTGTTCTTCATGCACGTCATCGTCCTCGGAGCAGGGGCACTCGGCCGTATCTATGGCGCTCGCCTCGCAGCAGCCGGCGTCGCGGTATCCTTCCTCGTCCGCAAATCGCGCCTCGATGAAACCTATTCTTTCGTCGTCGAACAAGTGAACGGGGAAAAACGTCGCAATGTGGTGGAACGACCCAATCGCATCGCAACGATCCCGAACGATGCGACGCTCGTATTGCTCACCGTCAGGTTCGATCAAATCGACCGTATTCGTCACGATCCGAACGACGAACTGGCAAACCTTCTGCGCGCGGCACCCGCCGCGCCCGTCGTCGTGTTGTCACCAGCGCTCGCGCCTCAGCTCGAAGCATTGAAAAACGTGGTTGGGCGTCGCGTCGTAAGCGCAATGCCGGGCGTGTTTGGATACATCGACGATGTCGATGATCGTGGTGTCGTTCGTTATTGGGCCACGGGCATTGCGCCGACGTTGTTCGACGATGAAGCCTCGGGAGAAGTGCATTCGCTCAGTCGGGACGCGCTCGAAGTGCTCGCCCGGCGGCTCACGAACGATGGATTACCCACGCGCTTCGAACGCGATGTCGCGTCTCTCAATGCCGCCAGCACGACGGCCTTTTTTCCACTCATTGCGGCCATCGATGCAGGCCACGGCGTCGACGGCGTGCTTGGCGACAAGGAATTGCTCGATACGGCGATTTCGGCGGCAAAGGAATGCGAAACGCTCGGGAAAAAAATTGGCAAAGTGGCACCGTGGGCGCAGCTTTTGACTCGGTTCATTGGACCGTACACCATCAAGCCCGGCGTAGCGCTCGCCCGCCGCGTAGCTCCGGAAACCGTGCGATTCGTCGAGCGACACTTCGGGCGAAAACTGCACGCACAACACTTGGCAATGGGCGATACGATTCGCGAAATCGGGCGCGAGCATGGCATTGACATGCCGCACCTCGATCACTTGCTCGCCATTGTACGTAGCTCTTGATCCCATTACACAATTTGCATCATATGCGGCGCTCGAGCCGCAGTGACGTCGGTACGAGATGGATGGGACAATCGCGGCTGCTCGAGACCCGCTGGGTTTGCTTGACATCGAGCGGCGCCTGATGCCCATTGGTGAAATGACTTCTCAGCTTGCAGTCACTGCAACGCGAACGCGCCTGCGAGCCGCATCGTTGGCATCCGTATCGGCAGCGCTTGCTCTTTTGGCGCTCACTCCAATCGCGTGTGGCACGCCTCCGCGCGGCGTCGAATGGAATGGAAAGCGTCTTCCGGTGGTCGACATGCATCTGCACCCAGGCGACTGGGACTCCGTTCCAGAGGACACGAGAAAGTTTTTGGCTTCGCGTTTTCCATTTCCGCTCGGTGTGGATGCAGAATCGACTGCAGCAGCAAGCCTCACGCCGGAAAGCATCCTGTCCGAGCTCGATTCAGCGGGAATCTGGGCTGGCGGGCTGTTTGCCATTTATGCCCCGCGTACGGTGGGAATCGCCTCGAACGAGCTCGTAGCGGAAGATCTCGCGTATGCTCCAGAGCGTTTTTTTGGCTTTGCGTCGCTTCGTGTCGACCGGTGGAAGACCGATCGCGACGTCGAGCTGGAGCGGCTGAAAACGATGCTATCGCGCCCTGGTTTCATCGGCATCAAGCTTGCTCACGCGCACCAACATTTTCGCATGGACGAGCCTTCGTTTTATGGGATTTACGAAATATCGTCGACGATGAACAAACCGATTTATTTGCACACCGGTTCGAGTCCTTTTCCGGGAACGTCGCGAGAACCCGCGTACACCGATCCCGTCTATCTGGAGCCAGCCATTCAGGCATTTCCGAACGCACGTTTCATCCTCGGGCACCTGGCATACGATTTCGTCGACAAACGCAATTCGGGACTTTCTACGTGCATTCGGCTGGCGAAAACGTATGCCAACGTGTTTCTCGAACCTTCGGCGCTCGGATCGGCTTCGTCGGACCCCACCGGGGAAAACTTGAAAGAGGCCATGCGGCTCATGCGTGAAGAAGGCGTGGTGGATCGCATCATTTATGGCAGTGATGGCCCCCAGAGTCCGGGATTCGTGAAAAGTTACCTCGATAGAACCGTCGCCGCAATGCAAGCTGCCGGATACACCGAGCAAGAAGCTGCGGACGTTTTGGCTGGCAACTTTGCCCGAGTTTTTGGCGTGAGCATTCCAAAGGACGCGGCCGAATGAATCATCGACATGTTTGCATGCTCGGCGTAGCCTTCGCCTCGTCATTGTGCGCCGCGAATGTATTTGCCGCCGATGAACCCAAGCCATCCACGAACGACGCCGTCCTGCACGCCCTCGCTGGCGCTCCGCGTCGAAACGCATACGCATTCACGATTCAAGGGGGTTGGCCGTTCTCGAGCGTTCGCGCTCAAATAGGTTTGACGGATCGACTGGCTTTCGTGAGCGAAGTGGAATCCGTACTCTTTCTGCGCAATCGCCCCATGGCGGGGATTGGCCTGCGGTGGTATGAAAATTCGCGCATTCGAATCACGGGTGAAGCATTGGTCGGCTGGCTCTTTCAGCGCTCCGAAGAAATTCGCCGAGGACCCAATGGCGAATTGCGTATTCGCATCGCTGTGCCTCTTGGACGGTGGGTTCCCTACGCGGTGCTTGGGACACGGCACGCGCTTCTGCCCGATCTGACAACCATCCAACGTGCTTCGGGGACCGAAACGAATTGGTCATTCCGGCACGAATGGACGCCGTGGGCCACGCTGGGATTGGGATTTGGGATTACTCGCTCGTTCGGGCTCGATATCGGAATCAATGCGGGATGGGTAGGTGCACCCGATACGATTGCGCTCCCAGGCTTTCACGTGGGCTTGCATTTCGGAGGTGATCGATGAGTCGAGCAGCGCTTGCGTGCGTGGTTCTTTTGACCGGTCTCTCGACGGGGTGCATCAACTTCGAAACGAACTTGTACGAAGTTCTCTTGACCGGCCAAGTCGAAGTTGCGGATGGTGCATTGAATACGGGCGCCGTGCATCTCGAGTTTCATGTCGCGACGAGCGCAGGCAATGGCGCATTGTCTCATCCGCTCGGCGAATTCGACCGGCGAAGCATTTCTTCACCCGGCGCCGTGCGCGAAACCATTCTCTATCCGCTCGATGAAGGTTCGGGGCTCGTCGTGTACGGCTGGCTCGATGCCGATGGCGATGGATCGCTCTGCGCCGTGGGTGCGCCGCGTACCGAGCCTGCCGGATTGGTGCAAGTGAATGGATTTCCCGCGCACGAACTGTCGTTTACGCTGCTGCTCGACAGCCCATGCGCCGGACCGGAGTTGCTTTATCCGTAGCTTGCTGCAAACGACGCATTGCAATTTTGCGTCGCGCTCGTGATCCCATTACACGGTTTGCGTGATCGACGCTCGCCCGCTTGCTCGTGAAAGCCGTACGGCGAGCTCCATGGCGTGATGCATGGCTGCAGGATCGGCCAATCCTTTGCCGGCAATGTCGTATCCGGTCCCATGATCGACGCTCGTGCGTATGATGGGCAATCCCAGCGTCACGTTGACGGTTTTTCCAAATCCCACCAATTTGCACGGAATGGTGGCTTGGTCGTGGTACATCGCGACCACGCCGTCGTAATCCCCGGCTGCGTGTTTGCGAAATGCCGTCTCCGCCCCGATGGGGCCATCGAGCAATGCGGCATATCCGTCCGCTTCGAGCCTCGTGCGTGCAATCTCCATCCCCGGTGCAATGCGCGTCGTTTCTTCGTCACCGAGCAGCCCGCCCTCCCCTGCGTGCGGATTGAGCGCCGCAATGCCGACCCGCGGCATCGCAATACCAAGCGCATGCAGTAGGCGCACGATCCAATATGAACTGGTCGCAACGGCGTCTTTCGTGATGGCCTCGGGCACTCGGGCAAGCGGCAAATGCGTCGTCACGAGCGCCGTCGTCATCATGGCCGAACGAAATGCCATGACGACCTCTCGTGCACCCAAAACCTCGGCCAAATATTCAGTATGTCCGGAAAAACCAACCGCGTGCGGCGCATGGCTCGTCGCAATGGCGTGCTTCGATACGGGTCCCGTCACGAGCGCATCCGCGATGCCCATGCGCGTGAGACCAAGCGCCTCGTCGATCCAGGCAAGCTGCGCCGCGCCATCTTCGGCCGTTGGTGCACCAAAGATAGGCAATCGGCCGAGCCGCGTGCTCGAACCCCACACGCCAATCTTGCCCGGTTCGAGCGCCTGCACATCCGCAGACGAGGCGACCATGCAGAGACGATTCGAGTCCACATGTCGAATCGAAGCGGCGCGCCGAAGGACGTCGATGTCCCCAACGAGCACCGAGCGAGCGTCCGAATTGGCGGCCGCAACGACCGCAAGCTCGGGCCCTGTTCCACTGGGACAACCCAGACTCACAGCAACGGTCGATCGCTTCATGCGCTCAAAAATCCAGTCGCTCGTTTTCGCTCCGCCGACAAACCTTGATCATCACCATCTTCGCCCGTGTCTTCTTCCGTCACGCTGCCCGGCGTCTCGAGCTTGTAACCAGCTCCGCGCAACGTGGCGAGCGGCAATGCAGAGCCGAACTTCGTGCGAAGCCTCGTCACGTGAATGTCGACCGTACGCGGTCCGCCTTCGTAACGATTTCCCCATACGCGGCGCAAGAGTTCGTCGCGTGAAACCACCTTGCCTCGCCGCTCGCAAAGGTACGAGAGCAAAGCAAATTCTTTGGCAGTGAGCGATACGGGGCGGCCGTCGATGCACGCTTCGTGCGCAGACCTGTCGATCACGAGCGGGCCGATCTTCACGCGCTCTTCCGTCGCGAATTCGCTCCGCTGCCACTCGGCCTTGCGAATGCGCGCGTAAAGCTCGGCGGGCACGTACGGCACGAGCACGAAGTCGTCGAAACCTCCGGCAGGGTCGAGCCGCGAGACGTGCGGCACCGAAACGGCAGCGATTGCCGGGGTGCCCTGGAGGCGTTGGTCGCGACGAACCGCGCGAAGCAACGCGACGGCGAGGTCGGGGCGCTCGGGCGTCTCGATGAGCACGGCCCGCACGTCGTCGTCGTCGTCGCGCAGAATTCGACTGGGTTCTTCCCACATCTCGAGCGTGCGCACGTTCGCACCGAGGCCCCGAAGCGTCTGCGCGGCGCCTTCGTCGCGTTCGAGCTCGGGGCCGTGCCCGACGATGAGGATGAACGAGCGGCGCGCCATCGGTCGACCTAGTGCGTAATAGGCTGCGCCAGAGACTGGTTCAAGCGGCCCCATCAACCGATTTTCGTACCACCCACGGTGATGCGATCGATTTTGATGGTCGGACATCCGACGCCGACCGGAACGCTCTGACCGTCTTTGCCACAGGTCCAAATTCCGTCGGATGTGGCCAGATCATTGCCGAGCATGGTGACTTGACCGAGCACCGCGGGGCCGTTGCCGATGAGGTTCACACCCTTCAGCGGGCGCGTGATCTTGCCGTCTTCGATGAGATAACTCTCGGTCAACGAGAAGACGAAATCACCGTTCGAGATGTCGACTTGACCGCCGCCGAACTTCTTGGCGAACACGCCGCGTTTGACGCTCGAAACGATTTCCTGCGGATCGTGCGGGCCACCGAGCAAGATGGTGTTGGTCATGCGAGGCAATGGTACGGAACCAAAGCTTTCTCGGCGGCCATTGCCCGTCGAAGTTTGCTTGTAGTGTTTGGCGCTCAGCCGATCGTGCATGTAGCCGACGAGCGTGCCGTTCTCGATGAGCACGCTCTTTTTCGGCTCGTTGCCTTCGTCGTCCACGTTGATGGTTCCACGGGACGAACCCAAGGTCGCATCGTCGACGACGGTGCACAAAGGGCTCGCGACGGGCTGGCCGACTTTGCCGGAGTAGTTCGACGTTCCTTTGCGATTGAAGTCGGCCTCGAGTCCGTGACCGACGGCTTCGTGCAGCAAGATGCCGCTATCGCCAGGCGCGAGCACGACGTTCATTTCGCCCGCAGGAGCCTCTTCGGCGTCGAGCATGACGACGGCTTGTCGTGCAGCTTCGCGCGCGTGCCATTCGGGTGATCGATCCTGGAAGTAATCGGTCATCGTCATGCGACCGCCTCCGCCGCTCGATCCTTCTTGGCGTTTGCCGTTTCGTTCGGCGATGGCGCGCACGCCGAATCGAAAAAGGGGTTGCACGTCGTGCACCATGATCCCGTCGCTCGTTGCGACGAGCACTTCGCGGATCTCTTCGGAAAAACTCGCTTCGGCTTTGACGATGTGCGCGTCGTGCGCGTGGGCCGCGGCGCTGGCGCGTTCGAGCAGAGCGCGTTTGTTTGCACCCGGAACATCGAGCGAAACGAGGGGCACTTCGTAGCGTTGCGGCAGTTCGCGAGGTGCGAGTTTCACGGACGTGGTCGCCGACTTGCCGGTTGCGATTTGCGCCGCTGTTTCTGCGGCGCGTTTCATCGATTCCCAGGTGAGATCCTCGGTGTAGGCATACCCGGTCGCATCGCCTCGCAAAACGCGAACACCAACGCCCATGGAAACGCCACGGGATGCGGCTTTGAGGATGCCTTCGTCGAAGGTAAAACCCCCACCGGCGCGGTATTCGAAGAAGAGGTCGGCGTATTCGCCGCCTTTGGCGAGCGCGACGGCCAAGAGGCGTCCACAGAGGTCGGCGTCGATCGAGCTGTCCCCGCCTGGACCAAACGGGGCGCGATAGGCTGCACTTTGCGTCATCTTCGGTGCAACTTTAGAGCGGCCAGTGCGATCGGTCGAGCCGTCCTCGCTGAAAGTCGTGCTTTTGATCGTGTCCGGCGCGCCTAACAAATGCAGAAAAGTCGACGACGAACGACGAAGCGGGTAACGCATTGCTCACGCCTCGTGCACAGTCTGCCCGAGCGAATCGGCGAAGCTTCGATGCCGTTTCGAGGATGACCATGACGAACCCCTCCCACTTCGCTCTCGTGTGGCTCCACATTGTGGGCAACATCGTTTGGATTGGCTCGATCCTGGCCGTCGCCGCAGCGATCACGGGAAAGAACGGAGAGCCGAAAGTTCGCGGCGAGCTTGGGTTGCGAATCTACCGCCTGCTCTCGGTGCCGTCGTTCGTGCTTTCGTTCATTGCCGGAACGGCTCGGCTTTTCATGGACCCGAAGTACTACTTCGTCGAGCATCACTGGATGCACGGCAAGCTCTTGTTTGCTGTCGCCGTGATCGGCATTCATCACGTCATCGGCGGTCGAGCGAAAAAGCTTGCGCGGGGAACTGTGCAAGACGCGGGACCGACTGCTACGATGGCGATGGTGTTTTTGGTATCGGCCGTCGTTGCGGCGTTTTTCGCGATTTTCCGGGTGCCCAACTGAGTCTGCGTGTGAAAGCAAGTTTTTCGAACCAGGAAAACGACGACACAAGCCGAGCAAGAAAGCCCTTCGTGACGCGCTTGCGACACATAGATTTGGACCGTGCTTGTGCACGGATGTCCATTCCGATAGATCCGGTGGTACCGTGATGTAGGAGCGCTCGCGGGCTTTGCCCCCGTGATTGCTCTTTCGAGGAGAATCCCATCGCCGTGGCGGTCGATCGCGACAAGGTGCTCCGTGCAGCGCAGAAGTTCATAGAAGGCAAGCGCTGGGACAAGGCGATCGCCGAGTTCCAGAGGCTCATCGCCGAAGATCCGAAAGACGTCCGGATTCTGCTCAAAGTCGGCGACTGCCACATGCGGCAAGAGGAGTATGCCGAAGCGATCGAGACGTACGAGGTCGTTGCGCGGATCTACATCGAAGCGACGGATCAGAAGCAGGCCGAGCCGCTGAAGGCGGTCCGCGTTTACAAGCAGATCCTGGACATCATCGACAAACGCGCGCCGAAGCTGATGGAACGCTTCGGTTGGGTGCTGCCCACGCTCGCCGAGCTCTACATGGGGCTTGGTTTGACGAGCGATGCGTCCGCGACGTACGAAGACCTTGCAACGCGGTTGCATAAGGCGGGCAAAGAAAAAGAAGCGACCGAGGCGCTGAAGAAGGTCATCGAGCTCGATCCGAACAATCCCATGCCGCGGCTGCGACTTGCCGAGGCATTCAGTCGGGCGAAAGAGACTTCCGCGGCGATCGAGCAGCTTGGTTCCGCCGCCGAGCTACTCGTGAAGGCGGGGCGTCGAGACGACGCGTTGAAGGTGACCGAGCGGCTTTTGACGATCAAAGCCGACAGCAGATACGCGCGTGCAGCGGCCAAGATGTACCTCGAACGCGGCCAGGCGAACGACGCCATGACCGCCCTGGCCAAACTGCAAATCGCGTTCAAGGAAAATCCCAAAGACCTCGATACGCTGAGTTTGCTCGCAAAAGCTTTCGACAAACTCGGTCAAGGCGCGAAGGCAATCGAAGTCCTGAAGGAAGCGACGCGTATCGCCAAAGAAGCGAAGAACTTGGAGAAGTTCGACGAGCTTCTGCAATCGCTCGTCGCGCGAGCACCTGACGATGATGTCGTTCGACAACTCGTGGCGAGCCGGCCGCGGGTGCAGCCCATCGTCGAGGAAGAATCGGTCATTGTCGTCGAGGAAATGACCGAGGAGGATTTGCCGCCCGAGTCGGAGCCGGTCGAAGCGCCTCCATCCGTTCGGCTCGAACCGCCCCAGCCCGACGACGATGCCCTACGTGCAAGGCAGATCCTGCAGCAGGCGGACGCTTATTACGCGGTGCGAGATTATGCTTCGGCGATCACGATATTGCGTGACGGCGTGGCGATGGTGCCGCCGTCGCGCGAGCTTCGCGCGAAGCTGTGCGACGTCCTCGTCGAAGCGGGTGATCACGAAGGTGGCATTCGTCAGATGCTCATTTTCGCGCAGCGGTTGAGCATCGAGGGCGACGTGCCTGCAGCCGCGAAGCTGCTCGACGAAGTGTTGCTCATCGATCCTGCGCAAGCGGACGCGATTCAAATGCTCCGCGCGCTGGGCTACGACGTCGCTGTGCCGCAAGCAGCGGTCGCTTATCAGCAGCCGGCATACGCACATCAGGGGTACGATCCGAATGCGTACGACCCGAACGCGTACGACGCTGCGGCATCCGGGGCATATCAGCAATATCCGCAAGAGGCCCATCAAGGCTTGGATTTCAGCGATTCGTACGCTGGCGGAGCATACGCGCAGCAATATCCGGGGTACCCGGCGCAAGGTCAGGTCGCGGTGCATTATGCGGATGCGGGGCATTACCCGAACGTTCCGCAACCGTCACCGTCGCAATACGGCGGCACGCTCGACGAAGACGTTCTCGAGCAAATCGACTTCTTTGCCAATCAGGGGCTGCTCGAAGACGCGCGCCAGCTCTTGGACGATCAATTGCTACGTCTGCCGAATCATCCGATGCTGCTCTACAAGCGCAGTGAAATCGAGCAGATGGGGCGACCGTCGTACGTCCCGCAAGTTCCCGCGGAAGGTTTTGCTCACAAGCGGAGCGAATATCCGCCGGACGAAAATGCGGAAGACATCGCCCGAATGATCGAGCAAATCGGCGATTTCGCGGTGGAGCAGCCCGCTGCCGCGGCGCAAGCAGAATACCCGCAATGGAATGTCGATACGGTATTCCAGCAATTCAAGGCGGGCGTGACGGCTCAGATTTCGGAATCGGATGCGGCGACGCATTACGACCTGGGCGTCGCCTACCGCGAAATGGGTATGTATGCCGATGCCATCAACGAATTCGAGGTGGCGGCACGTGATCCGAGCCGAGAGTGCGTTTGTCGTTCCGTGATCGGTATGATTCACTTGCAGTTCGGCAACGTGGACGCAGCCATTGCGGCTTTCTTGCGGGGCCTCGAAGCACCGCAAAAGACGCGCGAGCAGGAACTGGCGCTC
This genomic window from Polyangiaceae bacterium contains:
- a CDS encoding D-tyrosyl-tRNA(Tyr) deacylase — translated: MRAVVQRALSARVEVAGEVVGRIDRGLVVFVGAGEHDERADIDYTVNKVVNLRVFPDERGRMTKALGEVGGALLVISQFTVFGDVRRGLRPSFDGAMEPVRAEAMYDEFVAACRAAGAHVETGRFRADMRVFVENDGPVTILVDSKRVF
- a CDS encoding oxidoreductase, with the protein product MHVIVLGAGALGRIYGARLAAAGVAVSFLVRKSRLDETYSFVVEQVNGEKRRNVVERPNRIATIPNDATLVLLTVRFDQIDRIRHDPNDELANLLRAAPAAPVVVLSPALAPQLEALKNVVGRRVVSAMPGVFGYIDDVDDRGVVRYWATGIAPTLFDDEASGEVHSLSRDALEVLARRLTNDGLPTRFERDVASLNAASTTAFFPLIAAIDAGHGVDGVLGDKELLDTAISAAKECETLGKKIGKVAPWAQLLTRFIGPYTIKPGVALARRVAPETVRFVERHFGRKLHAQHLAMGDTIREIGREHGIDMPHLDHLLAIVRSS
- a CDS encoding amidohydrolase family protein, with the protein product MDGTIAAARDPLGLLDIERRLMPIGEMTSQLAVTATRTRLRAASLASVSAALALLALTPIACGTPPRGVEWNGKRLPVVDMHLHPGDWDSVPEDTRKFLASRFPFPLGVDAESTAAASLTPESILSELDSAGIWAGGLFAIYAPRTVGIASNELVAEDLAYAPERFFGFASLRVDRWKTDRDVELERLKTMLSRPGFIGIKLAHAHQHFRMDEPSFYGIYEISSTMNKPIYLHTGSSPFPGTSREPAYTDPVYLEPAIQAFPNARFILGHLAYDFVDKRNSGLSTCIRLAKTYANVFLEPSALGSASSDPTGENLKEAMRLMREEGVVDRIIYGSDGPQSPGFVKSYLDRTVAAMQAAGYTEQEAADVLAGNFARVFGVSIPKDAAE
- the pdxA gene encoding 4-hydroxythreonine-4-phosphate dehydrogenase PdxA, which gives rise to MKRSTVAVSLGCPSGTGPELAVVAAANSDARSVLVGDIDVLRRAASIRHVDSNRLCMVASSADVQALEPGKIGVWGSSTRLGRLPIFGAPTAEDGAAQLAWIDEALGLTRMGIADALVTGPVSKHAIATSHAPHAVGFSGHTEYLAEVLGAREVVMAFRSAMMTTALVTTHLPLARVPEAITKDAVATSSYWIVRLLHALGIAMPRVGIAALNPHAGEGGLLGDEETTRIAPGMEIARTRLEADGYAALLDGPIGAETAFRKHAAGDYDGVVAMYHDQATIPCKLVGFGKTVNVTLGLPIIRTSVDHGTGYDIAGKGLADPAAMHHAMELAVRLSRASGRASITQTV
- a CDS encoding response regulator transcription factor, which gives rise to MARRSFILIVGHGPELERDEGAAQTLRGLGANVRTLEMWEEPSRILRDDDDDVRAVLIETPERPDLAVALLRAVRRDQRLQGTPAIAAVSVPHVSRLDPAGGFDDFVLVPYVPAELYARIRKAEWQRSEFATEERVKIGPLVIDRSAHEACIDGRPVSLTAKEFALLSYLCERRGKVVSRDELLRRVWGNRYEGGPRTVDIHVTRLRTKFGSALPLATLRGAGYKLETPGSVTEEDTGEDGDDQGLSAERKRATGFLSA
- the tldD gene encoding metalloprotease TldD (responsible for the proteolytic maturation of the E. coli pMccB17 plasmid-encoded microcin B17, an exported protein that targets the essential topoisomerase II DNA gyrase; degrades the E. coli plasmid F-encoded CcdA), encoding MTQSAAYRAPFGPGGDSSIDADLCGRLLAVALAKGGEYADLFFEYRAGGGFTFDEGILKAASRGVSMGVGVRVLRGDATGYAYTEDLTWESMKRAAETAAQIATGKSATTSVKLAPRELPQRYEVPLVSLDVPGANKRALLERASAAAHAHDAHIVKAEASFSEEIREVLVATSDGIMVHDVQPLFRFGVRAIAERNGKRQEGSSGGGGRMTMTDYFQDRSPEWHAREAARQAVVMLDAEEAPAGEMNVVLAPGDSGILLHEAVGHGLEADFNRKGTSNYSGKVGQPVASPLCTVVDDATLGSSRGTINVDDEGNEPKKSVLIENGTLVGYMHDRLSAKHYKQTSTGNGRRESFGSVPLPRMTNTILLGGPHDPQEIVSSVKRGVFAKKFGGGQVDISNGDFVFSLTESYLIEDGKITRPLKGVNLIGNGPAVLGQVTMLGNDLATSDGIWTCGKDGQSVPVGVGCPTIKIDRITVGGTKIG
- a CDS encoding CopD family protein; amino-acid sequence: MTNPSHFALVWLHIVGNIVWIGSILAVAAAITGKNGEPKVRGELGLRIYRLLSVPSFVLSFIAGTARLFMDPKYYFVEHHWMHGKLLFAVAVIGIHHVIGGRAKKLARGTVQDAGPTATMAMVFLVSAVVAAFFAIFRVPN
- a CDS encoding tetratricopeptide repeat protein — protein: MAVDRDKVLRAAQKFIEGKRWDKAIAEFQRLIAEDPKDVRILLKVGDCHMRQEEYAEAIETYEVVARIYIEATDQKQAEPLKAVRVYKQILDIIDKRAPKLMERFGWVLPTLAELYMGLGLTSDASATYEDLATRLHKAGKEKEATEALKKVIELDPNNPMPRLRLAEAFSRAKETSAAIEQLGSAAELLVKAGRRDDALKVTERLLTIKADSRYARAAAKMYLERGQANDAMTALAKLQIAFKENPKDLDTLSLLAKAFDKLGQGAKAIEVLKEATRIAKEAKNLEKFDELLQSLVARAPDDDVVRQLVASRPRVQPIVEEESVIVVEEMTEEDLPPESEPVEAPPSVRLEPPQPDDDALRARQILQQADAYYAVRDYASAITILRDGVAMVPPSRELRAKLCDVLVEAGDHEGGIRQMLIFAQRLSIEGDVPAAAKLLDEVLLIDPAQADAIQMLRALGYDVAVPQAAVAYQQPAYAHQGYDPNAYDPNAYDAAASGAYQQYPQEAHQGLDFSDSYAGGAYAQQYPGYPAQGQVAVHYADAGHYPNVPQPSPSQYGGTLDEDVLEQIDFFANQGLLEDARQLLDDQLLRLPNHPMLLYKRSEIEQMGRPSYVPQVPAEGFAHKRSEYPPDENAEDIARMIEQIGDFAVEQPAAAAQAEYPQWNVDTVFQQFKAGVTAQISESDAATHYDLGVAYREMGMYADAINEFEVAARDPSRECVCRSVIGMIHLQFGNVDAAIAAFLRGLEAPQKTREQELALAYETADAYEARKNPEQALHYFKHVAQLDPNYRDPRGGVQDRIRRLEPSPAHPATARTPRQDLLSSDDFDAAFDDLFSSGKLP